The following are encoded in a window of Desulfopila inferna genomic DNA:
- a CDS encoding DHH family phosphoesterase, translated as MTMIPEEISTSIQDAESVILLTHVHPDGDAVGSMLGCAGILKSLGKKVFCYLEEPVPYLYRFLPDCETVNSSLTELSSFVNENKNVIGISLDCGDCDRLGKNKDIFLRIEPFLVIDHHRSHKDFGMHRWVDPDRSSTGEMVYELALHLQAGISYNCAYNLYVAISTDTGSFRYDSTTSRTLRIAADLLDIGVCPDEISDYIHNNFTLERIRLLEMVLGTLSLHAYNQLAVIHVTGKMFEKSGALPEDVEGFVDFPRSITSVKIAAFVKEGKDGSISVSLRAKGEHDVAEIAKAFGGGGHRNAAGFSFTDKTAEQVHQIVTDELTRMFERSS; from the coding sequence ATGACGATGATTCCTGAGGAAATCAGCACTTCCATTCAAGACGCCGAAAGCGTCATTCTGCTTACCCATGTTCATCCTGACGGTGATGCGGTGGGATCAATGCTGGGATGTGCCGGAATACTCAAATCACTAGGCAAAAAGGTGTTCTGTTATCTTGAAGAGCCCGTGCCATATCTTTACCGATTCCTGCCAGACTGCGAGACGGTGAACAGTTCTCTCACCGAACTCTCATCATTTGTTAATGAAAATAAAAATGTTATTGGCATATCGCTCGATTGCGGCGATTGCGACAGATTAGGTAAAAATAAAGATATTTTTCTTCGGATAGAACCATTTCTGGTGATTGATCATCATCGTTCCCATAAGGATTTCGGGATGCATCGCTGGGTTGATCCAGATAGATCCTCGACCGGGGAAATGGTGTATGAACTTGCCCTGCATTTGCAGGCCGGGATCAGCTACAATTGTGCTTATAATTTATATGTGGCGATTTCCACCGATACCGGATCATTTCGATACGATTCCACTACCTCCCGCACTCTTCGGATTGCCGCTGATCTCCTGGATATTGGGGTATGCCCAGACGAAATCTCTGACTATATCCATAATAATTTCACCTTGGAGAGGATCCGTCTGTTGGAGATGGTTCTCGGCACTTTAAGTCTGCACGCCTACAATCAGCTCGCTGTTATTCACGTTACCGGGAAGATGTTTGAGAAAAGCGGCGCCCTGCCTGAAGATGTCGAAGGGTTTGTCGACTTTCCGCGCTCCATCACCTCGGTCAAGATTGCCGCTTTTGTTAAGGAAGGTAAAGACGGTTCCATTTCCGTGAGCCTGAGGGCAAAAGGAGAGCATGATGTCGCTGAGATTGCCAAGGCATTCGGCGGTGGCGGTCATAGAAACGCCGCCGGCTTTAGCTTTACCGACAAGACCGCTGAACAGGTGCATCAGATTGTCACCGACGAATTGACACGAATGTTTGAGCGATCCTCCTGA
- the rbfA gene encoding 30S ribosome-binding factor RbfA: MSDWDPKNILDSLGAGKQEKKRPARVADVIRNELSILLIEKVRDPDLAGVALTRVLVSDDLKYAKIYYTVQGKGKAIKLAGKGLERAKGFMRSHLAKTLNLRYTPALQFFYDETAEKVEEVERIFREIAAEKKK; encoded by the coding sequence ATGAGTGACTGGGATCCCAAAAATATCCTGGATTCCTTGGGAGCGGGGAAGCAGGAAAAGAAAAGACCCGCTCGTGTGGCGGATGTAATCAGGAATGAATTATCGATCTTACTGATCGAGAAGGTGCGCGATCCCGATCTCGCAGGTGTTGCTCTGACCCGGGTGCTGGTATCCGATGATTTGAAATACGCCAAAATATATTATACAGTTCAAGGAAAGGGGAAGGCAATTAAGCTTGCCGGAAAGGGACTGGAAAGAGCAAAGGGGTTTATGCGCAGCCATTTGGCTAAGACTCTCAATCTTCGATATACCCCCGCGCTGCAGTTTTTTTATGATGAAACTGCTGAAAAGGTTGAAGAGGTTGAGAGGATTTTTCGTGAGATAGCTGCCGAGAAAAAAAAATGA
- the infB gene encoding translation initiation factor IF-2, translating into MSRVRIYELAKEAGMSSKALASKLMDQGYDVKGHSSTVDEETADKIRKTVLQSADTELVEKRIKGEAGPTVIRRRSTIIRRRPKSVPEEEQEQEAFPAVEEESGDEGETGTTVTAETPEGLGEELESTIAEGEGTHAEEKHPAEKEREGQTAFDAEGVSGHAGEQATDETAQEVSATPEETRDADIEQTADTGSEPEQEEPSEIMEEKAGEAIAKKKPAPRGKKEAPRKNFARVVGTIDIPVEEEKPVPSRPKRRPARPPVSGAPGRTDIPVGPEGKDEEARVKKKGRKAVPVEKDDEAGRKGKALKKGKKAVKYTHFGEYQRSPGKRGKRGGKGKKDRQSSPLLEMKASKKRIIVYDSITVGDLAAKMRVKASEVIGKLMGLGVMATMNQPVDVETAMLIASDFGYEVEQGVTEEIGIQILDQEQEGGVRKPRPPVVTVMGHVDHGKTSILDAIRKTDVAEGEAGGITQHIGAYHVKSPSGDVTFVDTPGHAAFTEMRARGAQVTDLVILVVAADDGVMDQTREAIHHAQAAEVPILVAVNKIDKDNADPDRVKRELADLNLAPEEWGGQTIYCETSAKQNIGIDNLLDNIQLMAEILELEADPDRKAKGRVVEAKLDKGRGAVATVMVQEGTLRAGDYFVVGQYSGKVRAMSDYKGRPIEVAGPSIPVEVQGMSGVPSAGDEFLVVTDEKMAKSVSHSRSLKVRESELGAHTKISLDKLFEQMSEGDVKELRVVLRADVQGTLEAFAKAAEELSTDQIRVRVLHEGTGTITESDILLASASEAIIIGFNVRPSVKVKELAQKENVDIRAYDVIYHALDDIRKAMVGMLDPTFVEDVIGNAEVRETFSVPKHGTIAGSFVTNGKFQRNAKVRVVRDGVVVYTGKIDSLRRFKDDVKEVVSGFECGIGVENYNDIKVGDTLEAFIIKQVAATLSEK; encoded by the coding sequence ATGAGTAGGGTTAGGATTTACGAGCTGGCGAAAGAGGCCGGAATGAGCAGCAAGGCATTGGCTTCAAAACTCATGGATCAGGGATATGACGTCAAGGGCCACAGTTCAACTGTTGATGAAGAAACGGCCGACAAGATCCGTAAAACCGTTTTGCAAAGCGCTGATACTGAACTTGTCGAAAAAAGGATAAAGGGTGAGGCCGGACCGACTGTTATCCGCAGAAGGTCCACTATTATTCGCCGCAGGCCGAAAAGTGTCCCTGAAGAAGAGCAGGAACAGGAAGCCTTTCCCGCCGTTGAAGAAGAAAGCGGAGATGAGGGGGAAACCGGAACGACCGTCACCGCCGAGACACCGGAAGGCCTTGGAGAAGAGCTTGAGAGCACGATAGCTGAAGGTGAAGGTACTCATGCCGAAGAAAAGCATCCCGCCGAGAAAGAGCGGGAGGGCCAAACCGCCTTCGATGCCGAAGGTGTTTCCGGACACGCAGGGGAGCAGGCCACGGATGAAACCGCTCAGGAAGTTTCTGCAACGCCGGAAGAAACCAGGGATGCAGACATAGAACAGACTGCCGATACCGGTAGTGAGCCGGAACAAGAGGAACCTTCGGAAATCATGGAAGAGAAGGCCGGGGAGGCTATTGCGAAAAAGAAACCAGCCCCCAGGGGTAAAAAAGAAGCCCCCCGTAAAAACTTTGCTCGTGTTGTCGGCACAATAGATATCCCTGTTGAAGAAGAAAAACCGGTACCGTCCCGACCGAAGAGAAGACCTGCCAGACCACCAGTTTCAGGCGCACCCGGCAGAACGGATATTCCTGTAGGTCCTGAAGGAAAAGACGAAGAAGCCCGCGTTAAGAAAAAGGGGCGGAAAGCTGTCCCGGTAGAGAAAGATGATGAAGCAGGCCGTAAGGGCAAAGCTTTAAAGAAAGGGAAGAAGGCTGTAAAATATACCCACTTTGGAGAATATCAGCGCTCTCCCGGCAAGAGAGGAAAGCGAGGCGGCAAAGGCAAGAAAGACAGGCAGTCTTCCCCGCTTCTGGAAATGAAAGCGAGTAAGAAGCGCATAATAGTATATGACTCCATCACCGTTGGCGATCTCGCGGCCAAGATGAGGGTCAAGGCGAGCGAAGTTATCGGCAAATTGATGGGGCTTGGGGTCATGGCAACAATGAACCAGCCGGTGGATGTTGAAACCGCCATGCTGATTGCCAGCGATTTCGGCTATGAAGTAGAACAGGGCGTTACCGAGGAGATCGGCATCCAGATACTAGACCAGGAACAGGAAGGTGGTGTCAGGAAACCCCGTCCGCCGGTTGTGACGGTCATGGGACATGTTGATCATGGTAAAACCTCCATTCTCGACGCCATCAGAAAAACCGATGTTGCAGAAGGAGAAGCTGGCGGCATCACTCAGCATATCGGTGCATATCATGTCAAATCACCCTCCGGAGACGTCACCTTTGTAGATACGCCAGGTCATGCCGCTTTTACCGAGATGCGTGCCCGTGGGGCTCAGGTCACTGACCTGGTGATTCTGGTGGTGGCCGCAGACGACGGAGTCATGGACCAGACCAGAGAGGCAATCCACCATGCTCAGGCGGCTGAGGTGCCCATTCTCGTGGCGGTCAACAAGATAGATAAAGATAATGCCGATCCCGACCGGGTAAAAAGGGAACTTGCTGATCTCAATCTGGCCCCGGAAGAATGGGGAGGGCAGACTATATATTGTGAGACCTCGGCAAAACAGAATATAGGCATAGACAATCTCCTGGACAATATCCAGCTTATGGCGGAAATCCTTGAGCTCGAAGCCGACCCGGACCGTAAGGCAAAAGGACGGGTTGTCGAGGCAAAACTCGATAAGGGCCGCGGGGCGGTTGCAACCGTAATGGTACAGGAAGGAACCCTGCGCGCCGGAGACTACTTTGTGGTTGGTCAATACAGCGGTAAAGTACGTGCCATGTCCGACTATAAGGGCAGGCCGATAGAAGTTGCCGGTCCTTCGATTCCGGTAGAGGTACAGGGAATGTCCGGCGTACCCTCTGCAGGTGACGAGTTCCTTGTTGTCACCGATGAGAAGATGGCAAAGAGTGTCAGCCATTCTCGCTCACTCAAGGTCCGGGAAAGTGAACTTGGTGCACATACCAAGATCTCTCTGGATAAACTTTTTGAACAAATGAGCGAAGGTGACGTTAAGGAACTCCGCGTAGTTCTCCGCGCTGATGTTCAGGGAACTCTTGAAGCCTTTGCCAAGGCAGCTGAAGAATTGTCCACCGACCAAATCAGGGTTCGCGTGCTTCATGAAGGAACCGGAACCATAACCGAATCCGACATTCTCCTGGCTTCTGCTTCGGAAGCAATTATTATAGGATTCAATGTACGACCTTCGGTGAAGGTGAAGGAACTCGCGCAGAAAGAGAATGTCGATATCAGGGCATATGATGTTATTTATCACGCTCTTGATGACATCAGGAAGGCCATGGTCGGTATGCTCGATCCCACCTTTGTGGAAGACGTTATCGGAAATGCAGAGGTCAGGGAAACATTCAGTGTTCCCAAGCATGGAACCATTGCCGGCTCTTTTGTCACAAACGGCAAATTCCAACGAAATGCCAAGGTGAGGGTGGTCCGCGACGGCGTCGTGGTCTACACTGGAAAGATAGATTCACTTAGACGTTTCAAGGATGATGTCAAAGAGGTCGTCTCGGGCTTCGAGTGCGGTATTGGAGTAGAGAATTATAATGATATCAAGGTCGGCGATACACTGGAGGCCTTTATCATCAAGCAGGTAGCAGCGACTTTGTCGGAAAAATAG
- a CDS encoding YlxR family protein, whose amino-acid sequence MTVSVRTCVACRMKTDKRILHRFVWMEEGPVLDELQRMEGRGAYCCRGEKCLHRFLSQKQKWRKTFRK is encoded by the coding sequence GTGACTGTGTCCGTTAGAACATGCGTGGCCTGCAGAATGAAGACGGACAAAAGGATATTACATCGTTTTGTCTGGATGGAAGAAGGACCTGTCCTCGATGAATTACAGAGGATGGAAGGCAGAGGAGCTTATTGCTGCAGAGGCGAAAAGTGCCTGCATAGATTTCTTTCACAAAAGCAAAAGTGGCGAAAAACATTTAGAAAGTAG
- the nusA gene encoding transcription termination factor NusA, whose translation MLSDLKRIIDQISRDRGFDKRLLIEAIEEAVASAARKKLGSRRDIEVRYSEEYGEVEIFQFRSVVESAEDEQTEISFDEAIRLDPEVQLGDELGEKMDKIEDLGRIAAQSAKQVIIHKMKDAEKEVIYEMFKGRIGEVVSGIVQRFERGNMIVNLGRTDAVLPKDQQIPKRSFKQGDRIRAYLKEVRQTSRDSQLLLSRTCDEFLEKLFQLEVPEIAEGIVKIMGVSREPGFRAKIAVSSMETDVDPVGACVGMKGSRVQNVVQELQGERIDIVTWSPDPAKYVYNALAPAHVSMVRVDEDTKSLLVVVPNDQLSLAIGRQGQNVRLASKLLGWKIDVKSEQRYANLEDPGYQTLLALRGVEEPLADQLFAKGITSVNDLARASVETLIVLRSIDEEIAERLIGAAAEAVKNGLGFIPEGKAEAEEKDEAEQQNETSSEERIEAEAENVISVGEKTETATNDPASSHEKGEAAEDDQSPAEENAGEEEEGLISSREEAAKIDQDDSEDTEAEGNK comes from the coding sequence ATGCTGTCAGATTTAAAACGCATTATCGATCAGATCAGCAGGGATAGAGGATTTGACAAAAGACTTCTGATTGAGGCAATCGAGGAAGCCGTTGCTTCAGCCGCACGAAAGAAGCTCGGCAGTCGAAGGGATATTGAAGTCCGCTATAGCGAAGAATATGGTGAGGTGGAAATATTCCAGTTCCGAAGCGTTGTTGAATCTGCAGAAGACGAGCAGACGGAGATCTCTTTCGATGAGGCCATTCGTCTTGACCCTGAGGTACAGCTGGGTGATGAGCTTGGCGAAAAAATGGACAAAATCGAGGATCTTGGCCGGATTGCCGCGCAGTCGGCCAAGCAGGTCATCATTCATAAGATGAAGGATGCCGAGAAGGAAGTCATCTATGAAATGTTCAAAGGGCGAATCGGCGAAGTCGTCAGCGGTATTGTCCAGCGCTTTGAACGGGGCAACATGATTGTCAATCTTGGCAGAACCGATGCTGTTTTGCCCAAGGATCAGCAGATACCCAAACGATCCTTCAAGCAGGGTGACAGGATACGGGCCTATCTTAAAGAAGTACGCCAGACCAGCAGAGATTCCCAGTTGCTGTTGTCGCGAACCTGCGATGAGTTTTTGGAGAAGCTTTTTCAACTGGAAGTTCCCGAAATAGCCGAGGGCATCGTCAAGATAATGGGAGTCAGCAGGGAACCAGGATTTCGCGCTAAAATCGCCGTGAGTTCCATGGAAACCGACGTAGACCCTGTAGGCGCCTGTGTCGGCATGAAGGGGTCCAGGGTGCAGAATGTCGTTCAGGAACTTCAGGGTGAGCGTATAGATATCGTGACCTGGAGCCCGGATCCTGCAAAATATGTATATAACGCACTCGCTCCTGCTCATGTAAGCATGGTACGGGTCGACGAGGATACAAAATCTCTTCTCGTTGTGGTGCCGAATGACCAGCTTTCACTGGCAATAGGCAGACAGGGGCAAAATGTTCGTCTGGCCTCCAAGCTGCTCGGCTGGAAAATTGATGTCAAGAGTGAACAGAGGTATGCCAACCTGGAAGATCCTGGATATCAGACCCTGCTCGCTCTTCGTGGTGTCGAAGAACCGCTTGCCGACCAGCTATTCGCAAAGGGTATTACTTCCGTTAACGACCTGGCCAGGGCAAGTGTCGAGACACTGATTGTTCTGCGCTCCATAGATGAAGAAATTGCGGAAAGATTGATCGGGGCCGCCGCTGAGGCAGTAAAAAACGGGCTGGGGTTTATACCTGAAGGAAAGGCCGAGGCGGAAGAAAAGGACGAAGCGGAGCAGCAAAACGAAACTTCCTCCGAAGAACGGATTGAAGCGGAGGCGGAAAATGTGATCTCCGTGGGAGAAAAAACCGAAACGGCAACAAACGACCCAGCCTCTTCCCATGAAAAAGGCGAAGCGGCAGAGGATGACCAATCCCCCGCGGAAGAAAATGCTGGCGAGGAAGAGGAAGGTTTGATCTCCTCCAGGGAAGAAGCGGCGAAGATCGATCAGGATGATTCAGAAGATACGGAAGCCGAAGGAAATAAATAA
- the rimP gene encoding ribosome maturation factor RimP → MSDFVIKKIGEFADELLPSMGLELVEVQFRREQHGLVLRIFIDGPDGVNLDHCSMVSRELGDYLDVEDLIEHQYHLEVSSPGLERKLSRLKDFERFHGRKAKIKMHLPIDGEKTFIGVISRVDGESIFLEMEGGKELEFTFDMVSVARLAI, encoded by the coding sequence ATGAGTGATTTTGTAATTAAAAAAATAGGTGAGTTCGCAGATGAACTGCTGCCTTCCATGGGACTTGAACTTGTAGAAGTACAGTTCAGAAGAGAACAGCACGGTCTGGTTCTCCGGATTTTTATTGACGGTCCGGATGGAGTCAACCTTGATCATTGCAGTATGGTCAGCAGGGAGTTGGGTGATTACCTTGATGTTGAGGATCTCATCGAACACCAGTATCATCTGGAGGTATCATCTCCCGGTTTGGAAAGAAAACTCTCCAGGCTGAAGGACTTTGAGAGATTTCACGGTCGCAAGGCAAAAATCAAAATGCATCTGCCCATTGATGGGGAGAAGACGTTTATCGGCGTTATTTCCAGAGTCGACGGGGAGTCGATATTTCTTGAGATGGAAGGTGGAAAAGAGCTGGAGTTCACTTTTGACATGGTCAGCGTGGCGAGGCTTGCTATTTAA
- a CDS encoding DNA topoisomerase III, giving the protein MADKTLIIAEKPSVAGDLVKTLPGKFQKTKTHYESDKHVVSFAIGHLVSICYPEEIDSKYQKWSLKNLPILPESFPLKGLPDTKGQLNALQKLIRRKDISRIINACDAGREGELIFKNIVRFVWNASVAKKTFRRLWLQSMTSDAIREAFNNLRSDEEMTPLEDTALCRSESDWLIGINATRALTGFKSRHGGFFLTPCGRVQTPTLSLLVMRERTRKEFKPRSYCNLISTFTYNGSQYIGKWVDPGFSPDPRDSHLKADRIWESEKAAAIIAKCVSKNAEVSEKSKQSSQKSPQLYDLTSLQREANGRFGFSAKNTLSIAQALYERHKVLTYPRTDSRYLPEDYIETAQKTTQAQTKWQFGTFAETALKNGYIRKDKKIFNNSKVSDHHAIIPTAILPKNLSEAELKIYTMVVQRFLAVFFPPAKFLLTKRISVVEEETFVTEGKIMTEPGWKAIYGKVEDDKKDVMLQPVPKDADVVCAEIEKEEKETKPPPRFNEGTLLSAMENSGKMVEDEELAEAMKERGLGTPATRASIIEKLIKEKYVIREGKELVPTGKAFELLALLEAMKIDVLASPEMTGEWEYKLNRILRGELTRESFMQEIRELTLHITSQIVNFKESQTQTEAPFSPVNGIRFFASPTAYHAEDDSLHIRRVLGGRVMEDDEIVALIKGETIGPFADFISKKGKPFSASVRLKDNKVDFIFANSTDDLDVDSITQQESLGKSPIDNTDVYETPAGYMSESALQGDEKNGLKISKIILSRQITPEIISQLLNQEKTELIKGFISKKKRPFDAYLLLAKNGKISFEFPPRKPRKKD; this is encoded by the coding sequence ATGGCTGATAAAACTTTAATAATAGCTGAGAAACCAAGCGTAGCCGGTGACCTGGTGAAAACTCTGCCGGGTAAATTTCAAAAGACCAAGACCCATTACGAGAGTGACAAACATGTTGTGTCTTTTGCCATTGGTCATCTTGTGTCGATCTGCTACCCTGAAGAAATTGACAGTAAATACCAGAAGTGGAGTCTCAAAAATCTCCCTATCTTACCGGAAAGTTTCCCTCTAAAGGGACTGCCGGATACTAAAGGCCAACTCAACGCTCTGCAGAAGCTGATTCGCCGCAAAGACATCTCCAGGATAATCAATGCCTGTGACGCCGGTCGTGAAGGCGAGCTGATCTTTAAAAACATTGTTCGCTTCGTCTGGAATGCCTCCGTTGCCAAAAAGACCTTCAGAAGACTCTGGTTGCAGTCCATGACCAGTGATGCCATAAGAGAGGCATTCAACAACCTCCGCTCAGACGAAGAGATGACGCCCCTGGAGGATACCGCCCTGTGCCGATCCGAGTCGGACTGGCTCATAGGGATTAATGCCACCCGGGCACTAACCGGCTTCAAATCCCGCCATGGCGGTTTTTTCCTGACTCCCTGCGGGCGGGTACAGACGCCGACTCTTTCTCTGCTTGTTATGCGCGAGAGAACGCGAAAAGAGTTTAAACCCCGTTCTTACTGTAATCTGATTTCCACCTTTACTTATAACGGCAGTCAGTATATCGGCAAATGGGTTGATCCTGGCTTCTCCCCGGACCCCAGGGATTCACACCTCAAGGCAGACAGAATCTGGGAAAGTGAAAAAGCTGCCGCCATCATAGCAAAATGCGTCTCAAAAAACGCCGAGGTTTCGGAAAAAAGCAAGCAGTCATCGCAAAAATCACCTCAGCTCTACGACCTTACCTCTCTTCAGCGCGAGGCCAATGGACGATTTGGGTTCTCAGCAAAAAATACTCTCAGTATAGCCCAGGCACTTTACGAGCGCCACAAAGTGCTGACCTATCCGCGGACGGACTCGCGATACCTCCCTGAAGACTATATCGAGACGGCTCAAAAGACCACCCAGGCCCAGACCAAATGGCAATTCGGCACTTTTGCCGAAACGGCTCTGAAAAATGGCTATATCCGCAAGGACAAGAAGATTTTCAACAACAGCAAAGTGAGTGATCACCATGCCATTATCCCGACGGCCATCCTCCCCAAAAACCTCTCTGAAGCTGAACTGAAGATCTACACTATGGTGGTGCAGCGTTTTCTCGCTGTCTTTTTCCCGCCTGCAAAATTTCTGCTGACCAAAAGAATATCAGTGGTTGAGGAAGAAACCTTTGTCACTGAAGGAAAAATAATGACCGAGCCGGGCTGGAAGGCCATTTACGGTAAGGTTGAAGATGACAAAAAAGATGTGATGCTGCAACCGGTTCCCAAGGATGCCGATGTCGTCTGTGCCGAGATTGAAAAGGAAGAAAAAGAGACTAAGCCTCCTCCACGATTTAATGAAGGTACGCTTCTTTCCGCCATGGAAAACTCCGGCAAGATGGTAGAAGATGAAGAGTTGGCCGAGGCCATGAAGGAAAGAGGGCTCGGCACCCCGGCTACCAGAGCATCTATTATAGAAAAGCTTATCAAGGAAAAATATGTCATCCGGGAAGGCAAGGAGCTGGTGCCAACCGGTAAAGCCTTCGAGCTCCTCGCTCTGCTGGAGGCCATGAAAATAGATGTTCTCGCCTCACCCGAGATGACGGGTGAATGGGAGTATAAGTTAAACCGCATCTTGCGGGGTGAACTGACCAGGGAAAGCTTTATGCAGGAGATTCGCGAACTGACGCTCCATATCACTTCTCAGATAGTAAACTTCAAGGAGTCGCAGACGCAGACCGAGGCGCCGTTCAGCCCGGTAAACGGAATTCGCTTCTTTGCCTCGCCCACCGCTTACCATGCTGAAGACGATTCCCTGCATATCCGCCGGGTTCTCGGGGGCAGAGTCATGGAGGATGATGAAATCGTCGCCCTTATCAAGGGAGAAACCATCGGTCCTTTTGCAGACTTCATCTCCAAAAAAGGCAAACCCTTCAGCGCCTCCGTACGACTGAAAGACAACAAGGTTGACTTTATCTTTGCCAATTCCACCGACGATCTGGATGTCGACAGCATCACCCAGCAGGAATCTCTGGGGAAATCCCCTATTGACAATACCGATGTTTACGAAACCCCAGCCGGCTACATGTCCGAGTCGGCACTGCAGGGAGATGAAAAAAACGGGTTGAAAATCAGTAAAATAATACTCTCCCGCCAAATTACCCCGGAGATTATCTCCCAACTGCTCAATCAGGAAAAAACAGAACTTATTAAGGGATTCATCTCGAAAAAGAAACGTCCTTTTGATGCCTATCTTCTTTTGGCAAAAAATGGTAAAATCAGCTTTGAATTTCCTCCACGCAAACCACGGAAGAAAGATTAA
- the rsfS gene encoding ribosome silencing factor translates to MKKLKKEHDSKTGLELALTCAKIAADAKAEELIVLDVQGKSSFTDYFVIMNGRSTRHVQGIAETIEGELRSKRIKASHAEGLQEGKWVLLDFDDVVIHIFYYDQRKFYDLEGLWHDAGRVEIEAQ, encoded by the coding sequence ATGAAAAAATTAAAAAAAGAGCACGACTCGAAAACCGGACTGGAACTTGCCCTCACCTGCGCAAAAATCGCCGCAGACGCCAAGGCTGAAGAACTCATTGTTCTCGATGTTCAGGGAAAATCTTCATTCACCGACTATTTTGTCATTATGAACGGTAGATCGACCCGACACGTTCAGGGAATAGCAGAGACGATCGAGGGTGAGCTTCGCTCTAAAAGAATCAAGGCATCACACGCCGAGGGATTGCAGGAAGGAAAGTGGGTACTTCTCGATTTTGATGATGTCGTCATTCATATCTTTTACTATGATCAACGGAAATTTTACGATCTTGAAGGGCTCTGGCATGACGCCGGAAGAGTGGAAATCGAGGCGCAATAA
- the thrC gene encoding threonine synthase, translated as MQYLSTRGGISPIPFSQAVMMGLASDGGLLLPRNIPRIGAETFSSWSELSYAELAFEIMSRFIDDIPSSNLRDLINRSYASFSSEEVTPLVHHGELHILELFHGPTLAFKDVALQFLGNLFEYLLERDDGYLNIVGATSGDTGSAAIYGVRGKKRIKIFILHPRNRISPVQERQMTTVTDDNVYNIAIEGTFDDGQAVVKALFNDLEFKKTHHLGAINSINWARILAQVVYYVYSCLHVIRHENDKAMDFSIPTGNFGDIFAGYIAKNLLPEGTVRKLVLASNANDILSRFVNMGDYSAAQVQQTSSPSMDIQAASNFERYLYYLLDKDPERTTEAMLEFAEKGRLDLSGYCDQIKRDFSATSVSEEDVEETIRKFHTDYGYLLDPHTAVGVYAGLRHKQNNIPMICLATAHPAKFAETVRKAAGIDPEQPEAIQGLFGKQTRCEIMDADRDSVQEYIRTNALLQTDAE; from the coding sequence ATGCAATACTTAAGTACACGGGGCGGAATATCCCCGATCCCGTTCAGCCAGGCTGTCATGATGGGTCTGGCGTCCGACGGCGGTCTGCTGCTGCCTCGAAATATCCCCAGAATAGGTGCGGAAACGTTCAGCTCCTGGAGCGAACTTTCCTATGCCGAACTGGCATTTGAAATCATGTCCCGCTTTATTGACGACATCCCCTCAAGCAATCTGCGCGACCTGATCAACAGATCGTATGCCTCCTTTTCCTCAGAAGAGGTAACTCCACTGGTTCATCATGGAGAACTGCATATTCTTGAGCTTTTTCACGGACCGACCCTGGCGTTCAAAGACGTTGCCCTGCAGTTTCTCGGCAATCTCTTTGAGTATCTGCTGGAGAGGGACGATGGTTATCTTAATATTGTCGGTGCAACTTCCGGAGATACCGGCAGCGCAGCAATCTATGGTGTTCGCGGCAAGAAGAGGATCAAGATTTTCATCCTGCACCCCCGCAATCGCATCAGCCCGGTGCAGGAGAGGCAGATGACCACTGTCACCGACGACAATGTCTACAATATCGCCATAGAAGGCACCTTTGATGATGGCCAGGCCGTCGTCAAGGCCTTATTCAACGATCTTGAGTTTAAAAAAACACATCATCTCGGTGCCATAAACTCAATAAACTGGGCTCGAATTCTCGCCCAGGTTGTCTATTATGTCTACAGTTGTCTCCATGTAATCAGGCATGAAAACGACAAGGCCATGGATTTCTCCATTCCTACAGGGAATTTTGGTGATATTTTCGCAGGATATATTGCCAAAAACCTGCTGCCCGAGGGTACTGTGCGCAAGCTTGTTCTTGCCTCCAATGCCAATGACATATTGAGCAGGTTCGTGAACATGGGCGATTACTCCGCAGCACAAGTGCAGCAGACATCGAGTCCTTCAATGGATATTCAGGCAGCATCGAATTTTGAACGTTATCTCTATTATCTTCTCGACAAGGACCCTGAGAGAACCACGGAGGCTATGCTGGAATTCGCCGAAAAGGGCCGGCTAGACCTCAGCGGCTACTGCGATCAGATAAAAAGAGATTTCAGCGCAACTTCTGTCAGTGAAGAGGATGTCGAAGAGACGATTCGAAAATTCCATACCGATTATGGCTATCTTCTCGATCCCCACACCGCAGTCGGTGTCTATGCCGGTCTGCGGCATAAGCAGAACAATATTCCCATGATTTGTCTTGCCACCGCACACCCGGCAAAATTTGCCGAGACCGTGCGCAAGGCCGCCGGCATTGACCCGGAGCAGCCGGAAGCCATCCAGGGCCTGTTCGGCAAACAGACACGCTGTGAAATAATGGACGCCGACCGTGACAGTGTGCAGGAATATATTAGAACCAATGCTCTTCTCCAGACCGATGCAGAGTGA